The uncultured Trichococcus sp. DNA window GCTTCTGCCAATCCTTGCAAGCTGCCATCCTCACCCAACTCTAAATCTTTAAACGTAGGTAGCAACAGATCGATGTAGTCCGGCAACGCGCCTTCTTTTGTCAACGCATCTTTCAACGCATACGACTTCGTGATTTCAGCTTGCTCGGATTTCAATCGTTGTACTTCCGTTTCGTATTCCGCAATCTTGGACTGCAAACCTTCGTTGTCCTTGTTGCTATTCTGCAACGTGGTCAGCGTTTCGTTCGCTGTCCTTAACTCTTCCACCTTCGAATTGAAATCTGTCTTAGGTACCGCGTTTTTTGGAAATTCCGCGTCTATTTCCTTATTCGCCGCTTCCACGTCAACAGTTCCATCTTCTTTAGTGTGTTTATCTAAAATGCTCTTAATCCAATCCATTATCAAAACTCCATTCCTTTTTATTCTGGTCGGTACCAGTTAGAGTTGCGGGATATTCCGCCCGCGTTCGGTGCTAAGACTTTTAGCGTCGTTCTTCAGGACGTGAAAAAAGCCGTCTATTAGACGACTTGAACGGATATCGGCTGAATTCTTTTGCCAATAACTGCTATTGATATTTGTTTCGTTTCTATAAGTTGCTCTATCTGCTCATCAGTTAATTCCCATGCCGTTTCGATGATTGGAAACCCATCCTCTTCATACATTTTTGCAGGCAGATCGTGACAACCATCTAATTTAAAAATAACGTTGCTGCCGTCCATAGTAATTGCCTTTAAACTCTTATCCACTCAAACACCCCTTTTATTTACGCTTGTGCGGCTAGTCATCCACTAGCTGGAAGATGTTGGATCACCTCCTCTCTAAAATTTACCGCTTGGGACGTTGTTCTTTGTCACTTGGTGTAAATTTAGCAAGGTCTCACCTCCTAGTCGTGTACGAACTCCCTAGAATAATCACGATGCAGCAAGCTTTCGTTTTCGCTGATCAGTTCGCGGATTGCTCCTTGTCGCTTGCGTATCAGCTGACTGAATCGCTCGATTCCCTCTTTATCGCCTAGTGTCTCAGCTGCGCTTAGTGATTGCTTGGCTTTGCGCACGGCAACCTCTAGCCGCCTTTGCTTGGCCACAATCTCGGCGTTGGCTTGCGCTTCTTCTGGTGTCGGAGGCTCCGGCATGTTGTTCTTGTTGATGCCAGGAACGGCCGGATAAAACCGATGCGAGCAGTTGATGCCGCGTGTTCCGGATGGCGTTCCATACCCATAATCGTAAATCGATTTGATGTACTGCAACTCTTCCGGCGCTTCGGCAGTCGGCACCATCAGCACCCAACCGCCTTGGATATGACTGCATTGTTCGCGTGCGGCGGCGTGTGTACTCATCAACGCGGTCACGATGCCATACTCCTTGGATCGCTCTAATCGCAAATCATTAAACACGCGTTGTGTCGTTGACTTGATGACCGTCCGAACGTAGCGCTCAACGCTCCAAGGATTGCCGCCCTTGTCGATAAAGTCCGTTTCTAACCCTTTATCCACCATGGCATAAACCGAGCTGTAAAAGGCTTTATTTGGAGTTTGAAAGCCCGTGATGACTTTAGCAACCGTGTCATTCAAAACTTGCTGATAGGACTTTGCGATAGTCCCGCTGTAGTTCGTGCTGATTAACGTCTGGTTTACGTGATTGTCTAAATCTAGCCATTGACTATCCAAGTACCCATTGAGTATCTGATCGAGGTTCGTCCACGGTTTGACATCCACGTTCATCAAGTTTGCGAATTCCTGATTGGCTTCCGTTCCGATCTGATAGCCATCGCGCAATATCATCTCTTCCAGTTGCTTCCGGCTCACGTTGGCGGCTTGTTTGGTCAGTTCTGCGACTGTCTGCATGTTCATCATGCCTAACTGGTTCGTCTTTTCTAATTGCCATTGCCATACCGTGTCGCCGTCCAACTCAACGCTTGTTTTTGTCTTCAGGCTCTTGATCAGCATCTTCAAGATTTCACTCTCGAGCGCAGCATATGCATCTTGGATGTATGCGCCTTTTATGTCTAGTTGCCTAGGTGTGATAGCCATCTACATCACTCCCCGATGATATCGTATGTCTTCTCGAATATATCAGGCTTGCACGGATAAAATTCGCCGTTTACACCCTTGATAACATAATCTCCAACACTAACCCTCATCCAACCTTCTAGCGTTTCTATGTGTATCTCTACAACCTCAGAAGCATAATGTTCTTGTTGGATGTTTAAGCAAGACCCCACAAAAGCCTTTACTTTATGTTCATTCTTTCCGTCGTATCTAACAAACTCAATCACTACCGGCTTCTTTCTAGCTTTCATTTCTCTCACCCCTATCAGTTTCGATCAATACGCACGCATCAAAAGGCAGTTTGCGCCCGAGTAACATATGGTTTCCAAATATTTTCATGAATTCGTAGACCTGAAACGAAGTGTATCCCTCTTCATCCGCCATAACACCCGCAGCATAGCCTAGCGTTTTAGCGTAATGCTCTCTCACGATCGCTTGGCCGTCTTCTGTCAATTTCGCTTTCACACGGTTGTTGACATTGCACTCAACATATCTCATCATTCAGCCTCCTCCGGCATCCCCATGCTGTTAAACATGCCGCTTGTGCGTTCAATTTGCCGCTTCATGCCTGATTGATACAACGCAAGCGCCTCTTCTTCAGGCAATTCAAGCACCTTCTCGAAGACTTTTTCGACCGGATAACCCAATCCGACCAACTTAACATAAAACGCAAGCTGTGCATCTTTGTCTTGAAATGCGCCATCATCAAACGAAACGCCGATATCATCGAAGGCGGGAATCTCGCCACTATAAACGCCGAGCGCCTTGCCTAACTCACAGACGGAAACGACCAACTCTTTGATAAACTTCTCGACCTCTGTAATCTGCATCGATCGCGTCTTATAGGTCTGCGAGTTCTCGCTCACGACCTCAGTGGCCGTCTTCGTGCTTCTCACGCCGTTTGCATCAAACGTGAACGTTCCGGCAGATAGCCCAACTTCCATCTCCAACGTTTTGAGATGGTAATTAATCGCGGAAATGTATTCCGGTGTACGGATGTCGCTCGTCAAGTCGTTGATTGTCATATCGTCCAGGTTCGCACCTGGGATAATTTGGAAGATATCCTCGTCCTCGTCAAAGTACTGCTGCACGCGCCCGGTCTCTCTATCCACGGTGCTGTTCATCAGCATCTCGCTGACAGCTATGCGGCGCTTACCCTTTTTAATCTCCTGGTCAAACTCATCGTAGGTGCGATTAATCCGATCAAGAGTTTGCCGTGCGTTGTCGCATACACCTAGCCCAAGCGGAGAATACGGATTGATATTGTTAAATCCACTCGGCTTCAAGTAAGCGAATATCGGACGGGTCAAATTGTTGAAGAACGTTTCTTCTTCGAGATCCTCGTACAACTCACTCAGAGGCACGCGAACCCCGACAGCCCCTTCTCGTTCCGATCGGTACAGTTCATTGGTTACGACATAGCGACCGCTATCCCACTCATGAAACTCCAACAACGTGTAATAAATCGTCCGCTTTCCATCCACTCGCGTTGTGGTAAATGGAATCGCGCACTCGCTGATGTTGTTCGTGTTGCTCTCGAGCGGATAGAAGGCATCTGCCAACGCCCAGGAGAACTCAATTTGATTTGTGCCTGTATCCAGATACGGACGACACGCAAGCCCGCCAAGCGCAAACATCGGCTCCAGGTACTTGCTGAAATTCTTCTTGAAATCATTATGTTCGAATACCGCGCCAATAAACTCAGCTGCAGGACCGTCCACTTCGATTTCGCATTGCTCATTAAAAACGACTGATGCATATTCATTTGCGACCTTCTTCAGCATGTTAATCGTCGAAGGCTCGCGCTCGACCATATTCTTATTGCTGTTCTTATACTTAATATTCGGATGCGCGCCCTCGTAGTACAGCAACGAGCGATTGATCCGCGCATATTCCTTTTTGTCCCCGTTAATCTTTGGGTGGTCCAATACCGTCTCCAATGTGCTTACCATTCCCACTTTCGCACCTCCTCGCCTGAATAAACTTTTGATTCTATCTATAAAACGCATGTCACACCTCCTTACACTCTCAGACCCCAGCGATTCCCCAAACTAGTACACAAGTAGCAAAATGCATCGCAGGTATGATCGTCAATCTTGATGACTTCTGGGTTCTCAGTATGTATCGTCTTTTCGTTCCACATAAATTTGCGGTGTTCATCAACGAATATCTTGTTGTTCTGAGTATTCAGATAATACAATCGGCCTTGCGCCATTAAATCTTGAACGTAATCGATCATCACGACTTTCTTTTTCTTCGCTACCGGATGCAAACGTATCTTGTAATCCAGATAGTATTGGTTACGCAATGCACCCTCGGCCGAGTCAATCAATTCCAACTCAATCGGCTTTCCCCAACGCTTGCTTGTGTTCGTCACAAACGCGTTCAAATCCTTAGACATCTGACTAGGCGCCTTTTTGTTAACCTTGCCCATCGGCGAGTAGTAATCCGTATCCAACAAGATGACGTTCTGCTTGTTCGTGTACCCAACGCACAACGTGGCAGTGGCTGACACCTGATGCCCGCTATCTGTCGAATAGGCGAGGTATAGGATGTACTCGTCATTAGGCAGCTTGTCCAACGGTTGCAGCAGATCGGCATTGTATACGTTTGTTCCTAGCCCTACCGACTCGCCTAAATAGATATAGCGGTAATAGTCATAGTCATTACGCTTAATCCGCTCGATATCCGCAAGCATTTGCTCTGTGACGAAGCCTAACTCATCATCCAGATAACTTGATTCATGAACGAGGTAATCGTCCTCTAGCTTCATTTTTTCGGCCCATTCGTTTATCCATTCGTATGGATTACGTGGTGGGTTATATGACCAGAAGAATCGCACCATGTCAGCACGCGGATGCACTTGCCTCATAAATGTCACGTTCGTTTGGTCAAACTCCTCTTCACTCTTGAACTCAGCCGCCTCTTCATACCAGACCGCGATTAAGTCTCCGATATCGTTTGACTTTAGCTTACTGAAATCATCCTGACCGTAGAAGTAGAATGTTGAGCCTGTTTTTTTATGCGTGATCTTGAATGGCGATACCGTACAATCGAACTCATCAAGGATTCGGAACTTACCCAGCGCCCATTGAATCTTCCGGAACACGGAATCGCGAATCGTATTGCCGACTTTCCTGATCACGACGATATTCGCTTTCTCGCCGATCTGGATGTACAAGATCATCATGAACGCCAACAGCAGCGCTATCACGGAGGACTTAAACGAGTTACGCCCGCCCTTTAAAATGTTAAACGGCTTTGGCGTCGTCCACACTTGTTGGAAGTTTGGGTTAACCTCTTTCGTTATGTCAATCTGGTTTGGGTCCATACGGCACCCCCCACGGATTGTTGATGATTATCTGCTTGCCGCCGCTTCCGTCGCCTAATCGTTTCTGCAACTCCTGCATTGCCTTCTGCTTGTCGTACAGTTTGATTACCGGACCATCACGGCCCATCTTCACTTCTTGTATCAAACTACCATCTATCTCAGATGCGTTCTTGAATCGCACGAAGTTCTTTATGACTTCCTGCAAATTACCTTCATCATCGATTTCGGCGCGTATCTCAGTCCCGAACTCAACAAAGTCAGAAACATCAGAGAATGCCTGTTTTGCCCATTGCTCATCGATGTCAGCCGATTGGATAAATAACTGCTCATTCTTAGCGCTTTTCAAATCGGATAAACGCTTCTGAATGCGAACTTCTGCGAACAGCCTAGGGCCTAGTGTCCTTGCCGATTCATAGGCTATACCAGCACGCGCTTTTTGATAGGCTTTCGTCTTATTGAAATGTTTCAGGTACTCAAGGCAGAACACTTCTTCCCAATCTTCTAGATCGCTGCTCTCTAATATCTCCTTAGCCTTCGGAGCAACTTTCTTTTTCGTTGCAACGTTTTTGCGTTGCGTTGCATTTTTGTTGCGTTGCGTTGCATCATCCGGTGAGCCGCGCTTCTGCCATTTTTCTCTGCTCTTACGGCTTCTGAGTGTGGCAGTCTTAATGCCATGCTTCTCTGCGAGATCCTTCAGACTGATATCCGTGTTCTCAAATTCAGCTCTTATATTCTCCCAGTTCATGTCATTTTCACCACCGCCCTACTTTTCTTTTATTTTATATTCATGCGCCAAATGCCAACTGCACCGCTCGCATCCATCTGTATATTTCTTGTGCGTCTGAGTCAGTACGAAACCGGAATCCCGGTACTCAGCTACACACTTCCTGCACAGATACCGTTTATCATCCGTTCTCATGCATTCACCTCTTTTTTTGCGCACAAAAAAGGACGCTCACCAGTGTGAGCGCCCTAAAATACATGTATTTCAATATACCACTATTGTACCTTGACAAGCTCCGTTTAGCAAGTTTTTACTACTTAATGAGCCTAAATTCTGTCGCCAATTCTTCGAGAAACCTTTTACGCAATTTATTACACAGATCAGGCGTTGTCTCCAGCTCTTGTGCAATGATGTCTATTTTCGTATCGTTGAAATAATGCGCTTCGACTATGCCGAATGTGATTGTGTCCGCATTTTTTAACGTGCGCTCGATCACTGATTTGTGATGCTTGATCGCGTTCAGGTCCTCATCCTCTAGAATGCTCATGACTTTTCGTTCTGTCGGTCTTCCTACCAAGCTGCTTCTGCCGCCGCCGATATTCTGATCTATATAAATTTCATCCGGATTCATTATGGAGGCTTCTTTGTTGCCAATCATCTTAACGTACTCCGGATAAAGCTTCAGCATGCCCTCTAAATAATTCTTCGTGCAACGTCTCATCCAATCACCCTTTCACGTATTCAATCTCCCAGCCTTCCAACGGCCTTCTTTCTCCCCTGGCAACTTTTCGAACTGCTTCGGCTGACATCCCCAACTCATTGCCGGCTTCAATAGCCGTTCGGTAAGCTTTGAAAAACACTCCATTCCGGCTCACAGTTACTCTCTTACGATACTCGGCTGGACACCCGTCCTTTTCGCTTAACTTTGCCAATGTCTGAAGCTTTACTATCCTGATATCATCATTTGGCAGCAGTTCCCATTTTTCGGGCAGCTCTTCCAGGTAATCATAAAATTCATTCGAGAACGCCACATCGATCACCTGCCTTCTTCGTATTGATCAACGAACTTCCCTTTCCACCAGGGCCAAAGTAGTTGTATAGGACGATTTCCAGAAGGTCTATGCGATCGTCCGTTGTTTGTTTGGCATACCAATGTTTGTTGTATTTGTAAGTCCTTTTGTTAAGAGAATAAACGCGCATGCCATCCATGTAAATCCCATACACACCGTTGTTACATTTCATCGTCAAGCCAAGGTCAAACACTTTCTCCTGAAACTGACCCATCATTTTGTTATGTTCTTCTTCCGGCAATGTGAGCTTCCTCCTTTTTGTGTATGCAGGTAATTTCATTTGTCTACCTCAGTATCTTTCATGTCCCTGATCATCGCTTCGATGTCCTTGAGCGCTCGACAGTATCCTCTCGGCTCGCCTTTACCGCTCCTGGTCTTTGCAAGGCTGAAATAGGTCTGCTGCATCAATCCTATTTGAACGAGTAACAGATCCGCATCGATCAAACTATTTTTTGGCGGCTCCATCTGCTCTTGGATATCCTTTTTGCGAATAAAGAAATTAAATGCCATCCAATCTCCTCCTAGACTTCCACGAATTTTTTACTTGCCGCACTCCATTTCAGCAGCACCAACGGAATTTGATAACGAAACATGAACATTTTGGCTTTTATTTTAAACTCAGGTGTCAGGAAACCTTTGATATCGACCACCTCTATCCGGCCATCTGCGTATAACACTTCGAAGTCAGCCTTGTAGGTGATGGCTCGAACGATTCTGCCCGTCTGCGGATGCGCAAACCTATCAAGTAATGTGAATGCCTTCTGCATCTGAAAATCTTCTACAAGGCCGCTTTTTTTGAGTTTTTGAAGGTGCTCGTAATAGCGGCCCTCTGCTTTGCTGTCGAATGTAATCCCATCGATCGTGACTTTTTTTGCTCCATATTTACTCATCGGCATCCCCTTTCTTAAAACGGAAGGTCATCATCACCAATATCAATAGACTCACCAGCGCTACTGAATGGATCAGCTGATTGATTAAACTCGTCAAAACCTTGTTGCTTAGCCCGGTTGTTCGATTGACCGCTTGAATTATTAGAATGATCACGCGCATCACCCTTCTTTTCGAGTAAAGTAAAATTATCTGCAACAACTTCCGTTACATAAACACGCTGCCCTTGCTGATTCTCATAATTTCGCGTTTGAATTCTGCCTTGGATACCGACCAGCGATCCTTTGCGAGTGAAATTCGCAAAGTTCTCTGCACCCTTTTTCCAGAGAACGCAGTTGATGAAATCAGCCTCTCTTTCCCCTGCTTGGTTTGTAAACTGTCTGTTTACTGCAAGAGTAAAAGCCGCCACCGCATCCCCATTTGAGATATAACGCAGATCCGCGTCTTTCGTGATCCTGCCTACTAGCACAACATTATTGATCATAAGAATTCTCCCTCCAATACATCGGGCCTGAACCCACTCCAACTTGTTTCCGGCTCATCATGAATGATAACCACTGGCACCGTTTGATAACCAAGTTGCTTGATTTTTTCAACTGCTGCCTCATTTTCAACGATGTCAACCAGATGATAATGAACACCGTGTTCATCAAGCCACAACTTCGTGAGCTTACATTGCTGGCATCTCTTTTTCGTATAAACCGTTACGTTTTTTCGCAATTTTACAGACATGCATTCCCTCCTATTTCCCA harbors:
- a CDS encoding phage scaffolding protein, translated to MDWIKSILDKHTKEDGTVDVEAANKEIDAEFPKNAVPKTDFNSKVEELRTANETLTTLQNSNKDNEGLQSKIAEYETEVQRLKSEQAEITKSYALKDALTKEGALPDYIDLLLPTFKDLELGEDGSLQGLAEALEGIKTSKPALFQAADPEPNKAPNITLGGTPKAGAQTPPDAFAAAVQKFI
- a CDS encoding phage minor capsid protein codes for the protein MAITPRQLDIKGAYIQDAYAALESEILKMLIKSLKTKTSVELDGDTVWQWQLEKTNQLGMMNMQTVAELTKQAANVSRKQLEEMILRDGYQIGTEANQEFANLMNVDVKPWTNLDQILNGYLDSQWLDLDNHVNQTLISTNYSGTIAKSYQQVLNDTVAKVITGFQTPNKAFYSSVYAMVDKGLETDFIDKGGNPWSVERYVRTVIKSTTQRVFNDLRLERSKEYGIVTALMSTHAAAREQCSHIQGGWVLMVPTAEAPEELQYIKSIYDYGYGTPSGTRGINCSHRFYPAVPGINKNNMPEPPTPEEAQANAEIVAKQRRLEVAVRKAKQSLSAAETLGDKEGIERFSQLIRKRQGAIRELISENESLLHRDYSREFVHD
- a CDS encoding phage portal protein, whose translation is MVSTLETVLDHPKINGDKKEYARINRSLLYYEGAHPNIKYKNSNKNMVEREPSTINMLKKVANEYASVVFNEQCEIEVDGPAAEFIGAVFEHNDFKKNFSKYLEPMFALGGLACRPYLDTGTNQIEFSWALADAFYPLESNTNNISECAIPFTTTRVDGKRTIYYTLLEFHEWDSGRYVVTNELYRSEREGAVGVRVPLSELYEDLEEETFFNNLTRPIFAYLKPSGFNNINPYSPLGLGVCDNARQTLDRINRTYDEFDQEIKKGKRRIAVSEMLMNSTVDRETGRVQQYFDEDEDIFQIIPGANLDDMTINDLTSDIRTPEYISAINYHLKTLEMEVGLSAGTFTFDANGVRSTKTATEVVSENSQTYKTRSMQITEVEKFIKELVVSVCELGKALGVYSGEIPAFDDIGVSFDDGAFQDKDAQLAFYVKLVGLGYPVEKVFEKVLELPEEEALALYQSGMKRQIERTSGMFNSMGMPEEAE
- a CDS encoding PBSX family phage terminase large subunit is translated as MDPNQIDITKEVNPNFQQVWTTPKPFNILKGGRNSFKSSVIALLLAFMMILYIQIGEKANIVVIRKVGNTIRDSVFRKIQWALGKFRILDEFDCTVSPFKITHKKTGSTFYFYGQDDFSKLKSNDIGDLIAVWYEEAAEFKSEEEFDQTNVTFMRQVHPRADMVRFFWSYNPPRNPYEWINEWAEKMKLEDDYLVHESSYLDDELGFVTEQMLADIERIKRNDYDYYRYIYLGESVGLGTNVYNADLLQPLDKLPNDEYILYLAYSTDSGHQVSATATLCVGYTNKQNVILLDTDYYSPMGKVNKKAPSQMSKDLNAFVTNTSKRWGKPIELELIDSAEGALRNQYYLDYKIRLHPVAKKKKVVMIDYVQDLMAQGRLYYLNTQNNKIFVDEHRKFMWNEKTIHTENPEVIKIDDHTCDAFCYLCTSLGNRWGLRV
- a CDS encoding terminase small subunit, encoding MNWENIRAEFENTDISLKDLAEKHGIKTATLRSRKSREKWQKRGSPDDATQRNKNATQRKNVATKKKVAPKAKEILESSDLEDWEEVFCLEYLKHFNKTKAYQKARAGIAYESARTLGPRLFAEVRIQKRLSDLKSAKNEQLFIQSADIDEQWAKQAFSDVSDFVEFGTEIRAEIDDEGNLQEVIKNFVRFKNASEIDGSLIQEVKMGRDGPVIKLYDKQKAMQELQKRLGDGSGGKQIIINNPWGVPYGPKPD
- a CDS encoding DUF1064 domain-containing protein, whose product is MSKYGAKKVTIDGITFDSKAEGRYYEHLQKLKKSGLVEDFQMQKAFTLLDRFAHPQTGRIVRAITYKADFEVLYADGRIEVVDIKGFLTPEFKIKAKMFMFRYQIPLVLLKWSAASKKFVEV
- the ssb gene encoding single-stranded DNA-binding protein; protein product: MINNVVLVGRITKDADLRYISNGDAVAAFTLAVNRQFTNQAGEREADFINCVLWKKGAENFANFTRKGSLVGIQGRIQTRNYENQQGQRVYVTEVVADNFTLLEKKGDARDHSNNSSGQSNNRAKQQGFDEFNQSADPFSSAGESIDIGDDDLPF
- a CDS encoding glutaredoxin domain-containing protein, with the translated sequence MSVKLRKNVTVYTKKRCQQCKLTKLWLDEHGVHYHLVDIVENEAAVEKIKQLGYQTVPVVIIHDEPETSWSGFRPDVLEGEFL